In a genomic window of Wyeomyia smithii strain HCP4-BCI-WySm-NY-G18 chromosome 1, ASM2978416v1, whole genome shotgun sequence:
- the LOC129717727 gene encoding 60S ribosomal protein L26, giving the protein MKLNRNVSSSRRKSRKRHFQAPSHIRRKLMSAPLSKELKQKYTVRSMPIRKDDEVQVVRGHYKGNQVGKVVQVYRKKFVVYIERIQREKANGTNVYVGVHPSKCLIVKLKMDKDRKKILDRRAAGRRAALSKDKGKYTEESAAASAMETSS; this is encoded by the coding sequence ATGAAATTGAATAGAAATGTATCCTCTTCGCGACGCAAGAGCCGCAAACGTCATTTCCAAGCACCGTCGCACATCAGAAGGAAATTGATGTCGGCTCCACTATCCAAGGAATTGAAGCAGAAATATACGGTTCGTTCGATGCCGATTCGCAAAGATGATGAAGTCCAGGTGGTGCGTGGACATTATAAGGGCAATCAGGTCGGTAAGGTGGTTCAGGTTTACCGCAAAAAATTCGTAGTCTATATCGAACGAATCCAGCGTGAGAAAGCTAATGGAACGAATGTATATGTTGGAGTGCATCCATCGAAATGTTTGATTGTTAAGCTGAAGATGGACAAAGATCGCAAAAAAATACTGGACCGTCGCGCAGCTGGACGCCGAGCTGCTTTATCCAAGGACAAGGGTAAATACACCGAAGAGTCGGCTGCAGCTTCTGCAATGGAAACAAGTTCATAG